In the Elizabethkingia bruuniana genome, ATGCATTGCGGCTTGCTCCGTGTACCTGCGGTACACAACGGAAAGAATAAGGATCCTGAACACGATCGCAATTTTCGTGATTTTTAAGATTTTTAGAACCTTTTAAAAGTTTAGTCATTCTTTCTGCAACTTTCTGACTTCCTTCAAATGGTCTTATTTCATGCAATTCTTTTTTGAAAGGACTTGCTGATCCCTGATAAGCTTCCAGACTCATCGCAGCAGCAAGATCTGCAAGATCCAACAGATACTTCATTTTATCTAAACCTGCAACACCATGTGCCAGCATAAACTGAGTTCCGTTAATTAAAGCCAATCCTTCTTTTGGTCCCAGTTTTAATGGTTCAAGATTGTGTTGGTCAAGAACTGTTTTAGTCTCTTCAATCTGGTCACCATTCCACACCTTTCCTAAACCTAAAAGAGGTAATACCATATGTGATAAAGGTGCTAAATCTCCAGAAGCGCCTACAGATCCTTGCTCCGGAATTACCGGAATGATATCTTTCTCTACCATAATCTGAAGTCTTTCCACAACTTGTGGAGAAATTCCCGAAAAACCTTTGGATAAAGCATGAATCTTTGCCACCATCATTATCTTAGACAATTTCTTGTCGATAGGCTTTCCTACACCTACACTATGACTGATAATAAGGTTATGCTGTAACTGAGAAATCTCGTCATCAGAAATTTTGGTATCGCATAAAGGACCAAAGCCGGTATTAATTCCGTAAACAGTTTTCCCGTCTGCAATGATTTTCTTTACATTATCCTGCGATTTTTTAACCTGCAACATTGCTTTCGCAGACATCTCTGCTTTTTCAGGAGCATCTATAATCTTAATAATGTCCTCATACTGAAGGTAATCTACACCGTAAGTCTTCATAAATTTTATTTTGCTTAAATTTAAGAAAACTAGGCATACTAAAAAAAATAAACCGCCTTTCGGCGGTTTATTTTATGCTTCTGCATCAGCATTAAAGACTCTCTGTCCCAATTCCTGATCAAAAAGATACAGGGCCGATGGATTATCCTTTACCATTTTAATTTTTGAAACATATTGTGAAGCCGTTGCTTCTTCTTCTACCTGCTCATTTATGAACCACTGTAAGAAAGATGTTGTTGCAAAATCATTTTCCTCAGTTGCAACTTTTACAATATTAAAAATGCTTTTGGTAACTTCCTTTTCGTGTGCTAATGCTTTCTCGAAAATATTCAGTGCATCTGCAAACTCACTTGGGGGAGCCGGAATAGTCTGTAAAATTACTTTTCCACCTACATCATTAAGATAGTCAAACATTTTATCAGCATGCATTAGCTCTTCTTTAGACTGAACTCTGAAATAATTAGCCAGTCCTTCAAGATCCTGAGTTTCAAACCATGCAGACATTGCAAGGTAATATTGTGCGGCATACTGTTCTTTAGCAATCTGCTCGTTAATTAAAGATTCAACTTTTGTACTGATCATAGTTTAGATATTTGTATCAAAAATAAGGAAAATAAAAAAGAGCGAAAAATTCTCGCTCTCTTATTTTAAATGATATTCTTACATGTTTTTTGATTTCTCTTTGTAAGCTTTCATCCTGTTCTGACGTTCGACTTTTTTCTGAGCCTTTATATCATTCCATTTAGCATACTGTTCCGGGGAAAGAATTTTTTTCATTTCAGCATCATTCTGCTCTTTCTTAGCTTTCATTTCCTGCTTCATGTTTTCTCTGTCCGTTTTACGTTCAGCCATTTTTTGCTTCATGTCGGCAGCATTTCTTTCATGCAGTGCTTTAATTTTATTTTCCTGATCGGCAGTCAGATTAAGATCTTTCTTCATCTGATCCCAGTTTTGTTGACGCTTTTGCATCATTTCTTGTCTTTTAGCCTGGCGGTCAGCCTTCATAGGTTCAGTAGTCTGTTGTGCAAATGCGAATCCTGTAGCGCCAATTAGCAAT is a window encoding:
- the hutH gene encoding histidine ammonia-lyase; translated protein: MKTYGVDYLQYEDIIKIIDAPEKAEMSAKAMLQVKKSQDNVKKIIADGKTVYGINTGFGPLCDTKISDDEISQLQHNLIISHSVGVGKPIDKKLSKIMMVAKIHALSKGFSGISPQVVERLQIMVEKDIIPVIPEQGSVGASGDLAPLSHMVLPLLGLGKVWNGDQIEETKTVLDQHNLEPLKLGPKEGLALINGTQFMLAHGVAGLDKMKYLLDLADLAAAMSLEAYQGSASPFKKELHEIRPFEGSQKVAERMTKLLKGSKNLKNHENCDRVQDPYSFRCVPQVHGASRNAWLHLKSAIETELNSVTDNPIVVSDEEAISGGNFHGQLIALPLDYATLAAAEIGNISDRRSYLLLEGKYGLPKLLVESSGLNSGFMIPQYTSAALVTENKTLCFPASADSVPTSLGQEDHVSMGSISGRKFNQVLGNLENILAIELMFAAQGLEFRRPLKSSAIIEEAYDLIRTKVAKLENDREIGKDILAIADLIRERKFNVNI
- a CDS encoding ferritin codes for the protein MISTKVESLINEQIAKEQYAAQYYLAMSAWFETQDLEGLANYFRVQSKEELMHADKMFDYLNDVGGKVILQTIPAPPSEFADALNIFEKALAHEKEVTKSIFNIVKVATEENDFATTSFLQWFINEQVEEEATASQYVSKIKMVKDNPSALYLFDQELGQRVFNADAEA